GGCTTCGTAGGTTGAGGTGAGCGGCTCCATGCGAACCTCAACGAATCGCAGCGATGGTGTTGGGGTTCGCGAAAAGCGCTCACCCCCAACCTATCTGCGAAGCTTTGCGGCGAGCCTGGCCCGCATCGCCGGCCATTCGGCCGCGATCACCGAATACTCGACGCTGTCGCGGATCGTGCCGTCGTGGCGGCGCTTGTGTTGCCGCAACACGCCATCGCGATGCGCGCCCAGGCGTTCGATGGCCTGCTGCGAACGCGTGTTCAAAATATCGGTTTCCCAACCGACCGCGGCGCAACCGAGCGTGTCGAAGGCGTGCCCCGCCAGCAGCAATTTGCAAGCGGTATTGACGTGCGTGCGCTGGCGGCTGGCGCCGTACCACGTGTAGCCGATCAGGATGCGCGGCACGTCGGGCTTGAATTCGTAATAGCGCGTGCTGCCCGCGATCGTGCCGTCGCGTTTGTCGCGCACCGCGAACGGCAGCGAATCACCGTTCGCCTGCATTGCCAGCGCGGCTTCGACATAGGCGCGCATCGCGCCCGGCGGCGGCACGTAGGTGACGCGCAGGTTCCACAGTTCGCCGTCGGCGGCGGCCTGTTCGAGTCCGGCGACGTGATCGAGCGTCAGCGGCTCCAGCGCCACGAACTCGTTTTCCAGAATGACGGGCTTCAGCGACATGGCCGCGACCACGTCCGACGCGGTTGCTGGCATCCCCCCGATGCTTCGCATCCCGCGCTTGCGGCGAGGGAGATGGCTTTTCGCCTGACGGCATCCCCCCGTCGCTGCGCGGCGACCCCCTTCGCAAGCGAAGGGGGTGACCGGTTTTCTTCCCCCTTCGCTTGCGAAGGGGGATTGAGGGGGATGGCTTTTGCCGTCATTCGCTCAGGCATCCAGATCGGGAATCAGCTTGTTCTCGAAATACGCGATCATGTCCTTGAGCTTCAGCTTGCGCTTTTTCAAGCGGCTCAGTTGCAGCTGGTCGCAGCCCGGATCGCCGGACAATTTGGTGATCGCGACGTCGAGATCGCGGTGTTCCTCGCGCAATTCGGTGAGGCGCCGGACCAGCGTGGCAGGATCGTTGTCGGGCTGCATGGCGGCAGTGTAGCGCCGCCACCGTGCGCGCTAAACTGGCGCGTTCATGCCAGCCGTCGAACGTCTCAACCCCACCGATCGCAAGCAGGCGCACGAAGCCGCGCGCCTTGCGAAACGCCTGCGCCATGCGGTCGGCCGCGCGATCGCCGATTACAACCTGGTCGAGGACGGCGACCGCGTGATGGTATGCCTGTCGGGCGGCAAGGATTCGTGGACGCTGCTGGACCTGCTGCTGTCGCTGCGGGCGAAGGCGCCGGTCAAGTTCGAACTTGTCGCGGTCAATCTCGACCAGAAGCAGCCCGGTTTTCCCGGACAGGTGATCCCGGATTACTGCCGCGCACGCGGCGTGCCTTTCCACGTGATTGAGCAGGACACCTACAGCGTCGTCACGCGCGTGGTGCCCGAAGGCAAGACGCTGTGCAGCCT
The genomic region above belongs to Rhodanobacteraceae bacterium and contains:
- a CDS encoding N-acetylglutamate synthase, with the translated sequence MRSIGGMPATASDVVAAMSLKPVILENEFVALEPLTLDHVAGLEQAAADGELWNLRVTYVPPPGAMRAYVEAALAMQANGDSLPFAVRDKRDGTIAGSTRYYEFKPDVPRILIGYTWYGASRQRTHVNTACKLLLAGHAFDTLGCAAVGWETDILNTRSQQAIERLGAHRDGVLRQHKRRHDGTIRDSVEYSVIAAEWPAMRARLAAKLRR